In Rhineura floridana isolate rRhiFlo1 chromosome 6, rRhiFlo1.hap2, whole genome shotgun sequence, one genomic interval encodes:
- the KCNK15 gene encoding potassium channel subfamily K member 15, which translates to MRCARGSPRLAMKRQNLRTVSLIVCVFSYLLVGAAVFDALESEAEIGHKRLLEQKRNDLRRKYRFTPEDYREFERLVLRAEPHRAGRQWRFAGSFYFAITVITTIGYGHAAPGTDAGKVFCMFYAILGIPLTLVMFQSLGERMNILVRMVLKKIKRCLGMRQPTVSMKNMVVVGFLSCMGTLGIGAAAFSYFEGWTFFHAFYYCFITLTTIGFGDFVALQKHDALQNKPPYVAFSFMYILVGLTVIGAFLNLVVFRFLIMNSEDERRDEEERASLRRARNYINLRPREENRSRNDILLPIEDRTSQMNLIPLIHEEAGRQRGRSSSSTTRVPSFCTCLCYRPRLSRSPDPSHPEAFNGHTNLVYYNSISYKIMEVSLGGKDHTGLSSPRSTLSSNSPSCREHSQRRRKSI; encoded by the exons ATGCGCTGTGCCCGGGGCAGCCCCCGCCTCGCCATGAAGCGGCAGAACCTGCGCACGGTCTCGCTGATCGTCTGCGTTTTCTCCTATTTGCTGGTGGGCGCCGCCGTCTTTGATGCGCTGGAGTCGGAGGCCGAGATCGGCCACAAGCGCCTCCTGGAGCAGAAGCGGAACGACCTGCGAAGGAAGTACCGCTTCACGCCAGAGGACTATCGGGAGTTTGAGCGGCTGGTCCTGCGGGCCGAGCCTCATCGAGCCGGCAGGCAGTGGAGGTTCGCCGGCTCCTTCTATTTCGCCATCACCGTCATCACCACCATCG GTTACGGACACGCTGCACCTGGAACCGATGCTGGCAAAGTTTTCTGCATGTTCTATGCGATCCTTGGCATCCCCCTCACCCTGGTCATGTTCCAGAGTCTCGGTGAGCGAATGAACATTCTGGTCCGAATGGTGCTGAAGAAAATAAAGAGGTGCCTGGGAATGAGGCAACCCACGGTCTCCATGAAAAATATGGTTGTGGTTGGCTTCCTCTCCTGCATGGGTACGCTGGGCATTGGAGCAGCTGCTTTCTCCTATTTTGAAGGCTGGACTTTTTTCCATGCCTTCTATTACTGCTTCATAACATTGACCACCATTGGGTTTGGAGACTTTGTGGCCCTGCAGAAACACGACGCATTGCAAAATAAGCCCCCTTACGTTGCCTTTAGCTTCATGTACATCCTGGTGGGCTTGACAGTGATTGGGGCTTTCCTTAACTTGGTTGTCTTTAGGTTTTTAATTATGAACTCTGAAGACGAGCGGCGAGATGAAGAAGAAAGAGCATCTCTGAGAAGGGCCAGGAATTACATCAACTTGAGACCCCGGGAAGAGAACAGGAGCAGGAACGATATCCTGCTCCCCATAGAAGACAGGACAAGTCAAATGAACCTCATTCCACTGATTCACGAAgaggctgggaggcagaggggCAGGTCGTCGAGCTCCACCACGAGGGTCCCTTCCTTTTGCACGTGTCTGTGTTACCGGCCGCGGTTGAGCAGGAGCCCTGATCCTTCCCACCCAGAGGCCTTCAACGGCCATACCAACCTTGTATATTATAATTCCATTTCTTACAAAATCATGGAAGTCTCCCTGGGTGGTAAGGACCACACTGGCTTGTCTTCTCCCAGGAGCACTCTGTCATCCAATAGTCCCAGCTGCAGGGAGCACTCCCAACGTCGGAGGAAATCTATTTGA